GTCTCTTCCAAGCTCTTGAGGGTTTCTTCAGCAGCGGAGAAGTCGTAATCGTCAATTTGATTACGCAGTTTCTGCAAAAGAGATTCCTGTTCCTGCGAGAACATGATTTCGTCGAGCGAATCGAGAATTCGCTTGCTGGCAGTAAGCGAACAAGACTCCACAGCCGGCTTGAGTTCTTCAAGCGCTTGAGTGAGCTTGCTTATAGCTTCAGGATCCACATGCTTGATAATAACAGCTGCATTAGACTGCTCGGAAGCGATATTCTGCAAGACAATTTTCAAGTCGTCAATTAAATCTTCTAGTGCATCTACAAACGCATTGTATTCGCTGTAATTCTGCTCTTTCTTGAGGAGCGAATTTTCGAGCATCACGCCAAGCGTCTGCACATGATAAGAACCGATAGTCCCGCAAAGGCCCTTTATCGTATGGACAATGCGTGTCGACTCTTCATAGTCCCCACCTTCAAAAGCCTTCTTAAGCTTGATAGTTTCACTACTGTAATCGCGAACAAATCCCTGAATAATCTTAAAGTACAGATTCTTATTGTCATTAGCGTGATACAACCCAGCCGCAGCATCAAAGTTGCGGACTTTCTGGAACTGAGTAACCACGCTGTCATCCGTACTTACAGGCTTTAACTCTGGTTCGCTTACGCTCGCAACAACTGGCATTTTATCAGCGACAGGCAGATACTTGGCAAGTTCCGCATACAACAACATGGGGTCAATCGGCTTTGCAATATAAGAGTTCATGCCAGCCTTGATACAGTCATCACGGTCTTTCTGGAACGCTCTTGCACTCATGGCAATGATAGGAACATTCTTGAAATACTCATCAGAACGGTTGCGAATAGCCCTCGTCGCATCCAAACCGTTCATCACCGGCATCTGGATATCCATGAGCACAAGATCAAACGCATTTTGCTTGAGCAGCTCCAGCGCAATCTTACCGTTTGCAGCCACCATGGTCGCAAGCCCCACGCTGTTCAAAAGCGATACGGCCAGTTCCTGATTCATATCGTTATCTTCAACAAGCAGGATTTTAGCTTCCTTGAAGAAAATTTTATTCTTTTCGACCTTGGCGGGCTTCTGATACGTCAGCTTTTCTTCAAAAGCTTCCTGCATGGCACTAAGCAAGGAGCTTATCTGTAGCGGCTTTGCAGCGCAGCTATCGAAACCGATTTCAGCAGCCAGGTGATAATTGCGTTCATCGAAGTGAATGGGGTGCATGAGGATTTTCGGGATTTTCCTCATGTTTGCAGGCAAGCCTTGTACAAAATCAAAGCCATTCAAAAGTGGCATCTGGTAATCGACAATAAAGAGGTCATACGGAGTCTCCCCCGCCTCTTCATGAGCCTGGATCAAGTCAAGAGCCTCATCCACAGAAGCCGCTTCTTCAACAACGCAACGCAGTTTCGTCAAGTAATGTCTCAACACATCGCGTAGGCATTCGCAATCATCGACGAGCAAAACATTCTTGTTACGGAATGTCGTGACCGATTTCCACTTTGGCACAGCGGCCTGCGGCGCCATAGCAAGCATTATCGTAAAGAAGAACCTGGAACCCTTACCATATTCACTTTCAACTTGCAGTTCACCGCCCATGAGTTCCACAAGTGACTTTGAAATAACAAGGCCAAGTCCCGTTCCTCCGTATTTACGCGTAATGGATCCATCCGCCTGCGTAAAAGCATTGAACAAATGATGCAACTGATCATCAGTCATGCCGATGCCAGTATCAATCACACTAAACGAGAGTTTGACATTGTTCCCGACAACCTGTTCCTGCTTAATTTGAAGCGTAATACTCCCACTTTCAGTGAACTTTGTCGCATTATTGATGAGGTTTGTGAAAATCTGTGAAAGTCTAAGCGGATCCCCCATCAAGATTTCAGGAATTTCAGGATCGATATCGATAATCAATTCAATCGGGCGGCCAGCAATACGCACTTCAGCAAGGGCTGCCACTTCACCGATAATATCTTGCAGCACAAGCTGCGTGATTTCCAAGTCCTGTTTATTCGCTTCGATTTTCGAGAAGTCAAGAATGTTGTTAATAATGCCGAGCAAAGATGTTGCGGCATGGCTAATACGCTCTATAAATCCAAGCTGGCGTTCATCCAGTTTCGTTTCTTGAATCAAGTGAGCCATACCGATAATGGCATTCATTGGCGTACGGATTTCATGGCTCATGTTCGCCAAAAATTCGCTCTTTGCCTGAGTGGCGTGTTCAGCAATTTCACGGGCGGCAACAACTTCAGAAATATCAATCATCGAAAGCATGTAACCGACAATAGAATCCTGCACCTTGAGCGTACAGGCTTCGCCACGGAACCAAGTGTCCGTATGCGTATTGAGCGTCTGGAGCATGAATGTATCTTTCCAGACTCCTTGATTATCAAATGTCTTTTTAAGCGCTTCGACAACATCTTCGGGCATGCCACACTTCGGCAAGTTATCCAAAGGCTGTCCAATGACTTCTTTCCAGTCCGTCACAAGATAGCCGGCAAGTTGCCTGGACATGTACATGACTTTACGGTTCTTGTCAAAAATCACAAGGATGGAATTCCCTGCCGAGAGCATAATCGTATCTAGAATTGTATCCTTCTGGATGCCACTCGTTTCATCTGAAATCAAGAACAAATAGCGGATGGAACCGTCGTCTTCGACGAGGAACTGGAAAATAACTTTCCACCAGGCATCTTCCCCCGTACAGCTGCGAACCGGAATGATAATCTGGCGTTCGCTCGCATGCATTTCACCGCCCTTCGAGACCTTATAGACAAACTTTTTAAATTGTTCCGAGCGGAAATATTTCCAGAGGATTTGACCACGGATGTCGTTTCCATTATTGAAGAATTCTGCGATGTAGGCGCTCGCATGCAGGATATCAAAAGTATCGTTAGTAAGGACAAGCCTGAAATTATCACTCCCCAAAAGGGTCTCGAACATTGTACTGGAGCTGACGCTTTCGTTCAAGTCTTTTTGGATAAACAACTTGAAAAGGAATCTCACAATGAGCCATGTAAGGAATATCAGCGCCAAGACGACAAAAGCCACCACCACGATAATCGCATTTAGATTTTCTTGAACCTTTGCGACAACCTTATTTTTTTGAACAGCATGGATAACATAAAAAGGAGCGTTCTTTAAAGGAACGACCATGAATATCAGCTTACGATTTTGAACGTCAGTCTTTTCAAAGCGGGTCACCCCTTCATGGTCAAGGCTATCAAAAACAATATCCTCCTGCACCAAGTGCAATAGGCCTACAACGGTATCTGCAACAATATTATGCAAGCTGGTCTCGTACGGGAAATACGTAAACAGGCTATCGTTTTCGGTACTCACGAGCATCGTGATGCCACCGTCAATCCTTGCATATTCCCCCATCAACTGCCGAACTTTCTGTAAGTCGACATCAACAGCGACAGCCCCCATAAATTTGCGATTTTTCTCCCAAAGCGGATACGAGTAGGTCAGTACCCTTTTTTTGGCCATTTCATTGATTTCTGGCCCCGTAATGGCAAGCCCCTTGTGTCTTGAGGCTTCTAGGTACCAAGGCTTTACTCGAAATTCCTTTTTGCCTTCATCTAGCTTAAAATCCCTAGCCGATATATATTTGCCATTTTTGTTGCCGTAATAGGCATCGACAATAAACGACGAAGACTGCTGGTGCTTTTTTAGAATTTTCTTGATTTCTGTTTCTTTTGTATGCTGAAGAAGTTGCGGAAGAGGCTTGAACTGCTTTTCAAATTTGGAGAAAAACAATTCCATGTCTTGTACAGTCTTATCCTGAAACTTTGATTCAGAAGAACTGTACGACGAAGAAATCAACGTGGATTTAAGATAATTCGAAAATACAATCACCAACACGATGGTGAAAACAAGCATCGGGATCGTATAAACGAGCGAAATACGCCAACTGAGATGGCGTTTCTTTTCATTGATTGGACTTGGTGTCAATCCTTACATTCCTCAGAAGAAGAAGTGTCCTTGAACTGCTCGTATATTTCAGGAAGTTGCTCCGCTATCGATAAGAACGCATCGACGACATCCGGGTCAAACTGCGTCCCGCGGCCTTTGATGATTTCTTCAACCGCCACCTTGTGCGGGTATGGTTCCTTGTACGGGCGTTTCGATACAAGCGCATCGTAGACATCGGCAACCGCCATAATACGGGCGCCTATAGGAATATCGTTTTCTTTCTTGTGGTTCGGGTAACCTTCGCCATTCCAGTGTTCATGGTGGCCAAGAGCCATTTCAGCGGCGATACGCACCATTGGGCTATCGTGCAGTTCCTTGGTCGCCTCCTGCAACACATCGTAGCCCATCTGCGGGTGCTGCATCATGATTTCGCGTTCGTCTTGCGTGAGCGATCCCGGCTTGCGCAAGATGCGGTCATGAATGCCGACCTTGCCTATATCGTGAAGCGGAGCTGCAGTGGTGAGATTTTCAATATACTCCGGCGTAATCGTATCTGCAAACTTCGGATTTTTTTGCAGTTCTTCAGCAATGCGCTGTACAATAATTTGCGTCCGCTTGATGTGCTCCCCCGTTTCAGGATCGCGGTATTCGGCAAGCGAGCCAAGGCTTGTCAGCATCACCTTAAGCGTCCGGCGCAAATCTGCCGTTTTTTCATCAACAAGTTCGTGTAAGTGATCTCGCTGCTGCTTGAGCTGGAGTTGATTTTTGATTCGAAGCGTAACCAGAGCTGGATTGAACGGCTTGGTAATGTAATCGACGGCACCGAGATCAAGCCCAGTCTGCTCACTTTTGCTATCGGCCTTAGCCGTCAGGAATATGACAGGAATGCCCTGCAAGATGTTCTTTTCTCGCATGATTCTCAATGTTTCATAGCCATCCATTTCAGGCATCATGACATCGAGCAAAATCAGATCAGGGCGAATCTTTTCGGTGAGTTCAATAGCCTTTTTCCCATTGAGGGCAACACAAACGTCATAATCATTCGACAAAATACCTTCCAACACGTCAATATTCGTCTTGGTATCGTCTACAACTAAAATTTTTAAACGAGTGCGATCCATATTCATAATATACGTTAAATAATCTAATTATTACAACTCATTTTATTACACCATAGAACATAAAATAGTCTTATTTTTCTCTATGGATTATTTCTCAAAGGTTCCACACCATGATTTAGTGATTTTCGTCATAGCAGAAAGTATATTAGAAGTATAAATTTGGAGCTTTTATGAAAAATCGTTTGGGATGGACCAAAGTACTCTTTACTAGCGCATTTCTGGCTAGCACAGTTCAAGCCGATGAAATTGTCGATATCACTCCGTTCTATCGAGCTGTCGATAGCGTGGCCCTTGGCAACATAATCAACGACCTTTATAATGACCTTACCCTCCCCGACACAATAAAGTTGGGCGGGGAATCCTTTGCAATCACCTGGGAAAGCAGCGATACGCTGTTCCTCACCCATGATGGACACATCAATGGTCGTTTTGTCGGCGAAAACAAAGAAGTCACGCTCACGGCGACCGTGCAAGACTACTTGAGCGATAAAAAACAAGTTGTAAAGAACAAGGTTTCCATCCACGGATTCGAGCCTTATTCCAACTACCTTTTCGCTTACTTCCCCGCCAATAACGACGAAAACATCTATTACGCCCTCAGTAACGACGGATACAACTTCACCCCGATGAATAACGGCAAACGCGTCGTTGCCGCCGACTCCGTGAGTATCAAGAAAGGGCTCCGCGACCCCCACGTGCTCCGCGCACCGGACGGCTGGTTCTACATGGTCAATACCGACATGAAGAGCGCTGAAGGCTGGGCTAGTAATCGCGGCATGGTGCTGATGAAGTCCCGTGACCTCATCAACTGGAAGCACAGCACAGTGCATTTCCCGGAAAAATACAAAGGCAAGAACTTCGCGAACGTGACCCGAGTTTGGGCTCCAGAAACAATCTGGGACGAGAATTACGAAAACAAGGACGGGAGCAAAGGCCGCCCGCTCGTATATTATTCGCTTTTGACTAACGACGGGACCATCTCTTACGACCAAGTGTTCTTCAACTACGCGAACGAAGACTTTACCGACCTCGAA
The DNA window shown above is from Fibrobacter sp. UWB16 and carries:
- a CDS encoding HD domain-containing phosphohydrolase translates to MDRTRLKILVVDDTKTNIDVLEGILSNDYDVCVALNGKKAIELTEKIRPDLILLDVMMPEMDGYETLRIMREKNILQGIPVIFLTAKADSKSEQTGLDLGAVDYITKPFNPALVTLRIKNQLQLKQQRDHLHELVDEKTADLRRTLKVMLTSLGSLAEYRDPETGEHIKRTQIIVQRIAEELQKNPKFADTITPEYIENLTTAAPLHDIGKVGIHDRILRKPGSLTQDEREIMMQHPQMGYDVLQEATKELHDSPMVRIAAEMALGHHEHWNGEGYPNHKKENDIPIGARIMAVADVYDALVSKRPYKEPYPHKVAVEEIIKGRGTQFDPDVVDAFLSIAEQLPEIYEQFKDTSSSEECKD
- a CDS encoding response regulator — translated: MTPSPINEKKRHLSWRISLVYTIPMLVFTIVLVIVFSNYLKSTLISSSYSSSESKFQDKTVQDMELFFSKFEKQFKPLPQLLQHTKETEIKKILKKHQQSSSFIVDAYYGNKNGKYISARDFKLDEGKKEFRVKPWYLEASRHKGLAITGPEINEMAKKRVLTYSYPLWEKNRKFMGAVAVDVDLQKVRQLMGEYARIDGGITMLVSTENDSLFTYFPYETSLHNIVADTVVGLLHLVQEDIVFDSLDHEGVTRFEKTDVQNRKLIFMVVPLKNAPFYVIHAVQKNKVVAKVQENLNAIIVVVAFVVLALIFLTWLIVRFLFKLFIQKDLNESVSSSTMFETLLGSDNFRLVLTNDTFDILHASAYIAEFFNNGNDIRGQILWKYFRSEQFKKFVYKVSKGGEMHASERQIIIPVRSCTGEDAWWKVIFQFLVEDDGSIRYLFLISDETSGIQKDTILDTIMLSAGNSILVIFDKNRKVMYMSRQLAGYLVTDWKEVIGQPLDNLPKCGMPEDVVEALKKTFDNQGVWKDTFMLQTLNTHTDTWFRGEACTLKVQDSIVGYMLSMIDISEVVAAREIAEHATQAKSEFLANMSHEIRTPMNAIIGMAHLIQETKLDERQLGFIERISHAATSLLGIINNILDFSKIEANKQDLEITQLVLQDIIGEVAALAEVRIAGRPIELIIDIDPEIPEILMGDPLRLSQIFTNLINNATKFTESGSITLQIKQEQVVGNNVKLSFSVIDTGIGMTDDQLHHLFNAFTQADGSITRKYGGTGLGLVISKSLVELMGGELQVESEYGKGSRFFFTIMLAMAPQAAVPKWKSVTTFRNKNVLLVDDCECLRDVLRHYLTKLRCVVEEAASVDEALDLIQAHEEAGETPYDLFIVDYQMPLLNGFDFVQGLPANMRKIPKILMHPIHFDERNYHLAAEIGFDSCAAKPLQISSLLSAMQEAFEEKLTYQKPAKVEKNKIFFKEAKILLVEDNDMNQELAVSLLNSVGLATMVAANGKIALELLKQNAFDLVLMDIQMPVMNGLDATRAIRNRSDEYFKNVPIIAMSARAFQKDRDDCIKAGMNSYIAKPIDPMLLYAELAKYLPVADKMPVVASVSEPELKPVSTDDSVVTQFQKVRNFDAAAGLYHANDNKNLYFKIIQGFVRDYSSETIKLKKAFEGGDYEESTRIVHTIKGLCGTIGSYHVQTLGVMLENSLLKKEQNYSEYNAFVDALEDLIDDLKIVLQNIASEQSNAAVIIKHVDPEAISKLTQALEELKPAVESCSLTASKRILDSLDEIMFSQEQESLLQKLRNQIDDYDFSAAEETLKSLEETLSSNI